TCGTGGTTGCTATCATTTTGCTGTATGGCGAGCATTTCGGCATGAGCCTATCTGGCCTGTTGACCTTCGGCGGAATCGGCGGTATCGCTGTGGGTATGGCGGGTAAAGATGTTCTGAGCAATTTTTTCTCTGGCATTATGCTCTATTTCGACAGACCGTTTAGCATCGGCGACTGGATCCGCTCCCCGGACCGCAATATTGAAGGTACGGTAACGGAAATCGGCTGGCGGATGACCAAAATAAAAACCTTCGATCATCGCCCGCTATATGTACCAAACTCGGTTTTCTCTTCCATCAGCGTAGAGAATCCAGGAAGGATGACTAACCGACGTATCAAAACAGTGATCGGGTTACGATATGAAGATGCTGATAAAGTTGGAGCCGTGGTGGAGTCGGTCAGACAAATGCTGCAAAACCATCCGGGTATAGACCAGAAACAAACCCTACTGGTTTATTTTAATGAATTTGCCGATTCATCGCTGAATATCATGGTGTATTGCTTCACGAAAACCACCGTCTGGCAGGAATGGCTCGCGGTACAGCAAGACGTTTATTTGAAGATTATTTCGATTGTCCAGGCAAACGGTGCCGACTTTGCGTTCCCCAGCCAAACGCTGTATATGGATAATCCTGAACAGCAACCATCAGCACACTAACAAAAGAAAAGACGCGGAAATCCGCGTCTTTTTTTGCCCTTATTTCAATAAGGCAATATCAATTACGAAGCGATATTTCACATCGTTTTTCAACATCCGTTGCCAGGCATGGTGAGTATCCTGAATATTGATCACTTCCACATCGGCTGTAATACCGTGCTGGCCGCAGAAATCGATTCCTTCAGGGACCTTCATCACCGGTTTTTAGCTCGCGCGCCGATGATTAGAGGGGGAAAGAAGGACAAACTTATGAACCGTGCTCATTAATAACAAGGGTACAATATATTTCCTGGCGCTTGCGTTAAGCCTTACGCCACGATTTCAATCAGGTTGCCGTCAGGATCGCGTATCACCGCTTCGTAATAGCCATCACCGGTGGTACGTGGGCCAGAAACTAATATCCCCTTTTCTTTTGCACGCATCTCCATAGCATCAACATTTTCGCTACCACCAACGGAAATGGCGAGATGCACCCACCCTGAGGTGTTATTGTCCGGCGTATGTTCTGTCAGCCCGGGCTTAGTCATCAACTCAATCGCAATATCTTCGCCAATGCTGACAAAATAGGATTCAAATCCAGGATTGGTTTTACTACGGTATTTTTCGTTGATCCTGGCGCCAAAGAATGTAACCCAGAACTGAACTTGCTGCTCGAGATCCAATGTCCATAACGCCATATGTGCAACCTTCATCGCTGACCTCTACTTGCTGTAACCA
The Citrobacter arsenatis DNA segment above includes these coding regions:
- a CDS encoding mechanosensitive ion channel family protein, whose protein sequence is MIAELFINNAFNLTVILSSCAALVLMSVWYHRGERRCKGFIFHAAQFFVYAIIIGTFGSIANNVIESYNLKFISPSVVDFICTSLIALILTTKLFLMINQFEKTQINKGRDITSARILSRIIKITIVVAIILLYGEHFGMSLSGLLTFGGIGGIAVGMAGKDVLSNFFSGIMLYFDRPFSIGDWIRSPDRNIEGTVTEIGWRMTKIKTFDHRPLYVPNSVFSSISVENPGRMTNRRIKTVIGLRYEDADKVGAVVESVRQMLQNHPGIDQKQTLLVYFNEFADSSLNIMVYCFTKTTVWQEWLAVQQDVYLKIISIVQANGADFAFPSQTLYMDNPEQQPSAH
- a CDS encoding VOC family protein; amino-acid sequence: MKVAHMALWTLDLEQQVQFWVTFFGARINEKYRSKTNPGFESYFVSIGEDIAIELMTKPGLTEHTPDNNTSGWVHLAISVGGSENVDAMEMRAKEKGILVSGPRTTGDGYYEAVIRDPDGNLIEIVA